One stretch of Ipomoea triloba cultivar NCNSP0323 chromosome 8, ASM357664v1 DNA includes these proteins:
- the LOC116027583 gene encoding very-long-chain aldehyde decarbonylase CER1-like, producing MATTPGFLTDWPWKPLGSFKYVLLAPWVVHSLYYFVRSKESERDYTNFLIFPFVLSRMVHNQLWISYSRHRTAKGKSRIVDKPIDFEQVDRETNWDDQILLIGLLSYVFNVTGMASRLPAWRTDGVLIAMALHAGPVEFLYYWLHRALHHHYLYSRYHSHHHSSIATEPITSVIHPFGEILAYFLLFAIPTLTTLTTGTASNISLIGYFTYIDAMNNLGHCNFEFFPKCLFSIFPPLKYLMYTPSFHSLHHTQFRTNYSLFMPFYDYIYGTMDKWSDTLYEISLEKEEEFPDVVHLTHLITPESVYYLRLGFSSWASVPQNQKWYIWLMWPMTTIINSICNQTFILERNILGKVKSQSWVIPKCKVQYLLKRRQSRDINGLIEEAILDAEAKGVKVLSLGLLNQSEELNRNGEVYVQKYPKMKMRLVDGSSLAAAIVMNTIPKGTTEVLLRANLNKVSISIASALTQRGIKVVTSCEDDYEKLKLAINSKDNLVLSRSFTQKIWLVGEGLRKEEQKKATKGTMFIPLSQFPPNKLRRDCFYHHPPAMLAPPSFQNLHSCENWLPRKAMSAARLAGILHALEGWNVHECGETMLDTDKVWEAAVHHGFRLMMLDFEWLRSFK from the exons ATGGCGACCACTCCAGGCTTCCTCACTGATTGGCCATGGAAACCCCTGGGAAGTTTTAAG TATGTGCTTCTGGCACCATGGGTGGTGCACAGTTTGTACTATTTTGTTAGGAGCAAGGAAAGTGAAAGGGACTACACAAATTTCTTGATTTTCCCTTTCGTCCTCTCCCGGATGGTGCACAACCAGCTATGGATCAGCTACTCCCGTCACCGGACGGCCAAGGGGAAGAGCCGGATCGTCGATAAACCCATCGACTTTGAGCAGGTTGATCGCGAAACCAACTG ggATGATCAGATATTATTGATCGGGCTGTTAAGTTATGTGTTCAACGTCACCGGCATGGCTTCCCGGCTGCCGGCGTGGAGGACCGACGGCGTGTTGATAGCAATGGCCCTGCACGCCGGCCCGGTGGAGTTTCTTTACTATTGGCTTCACAGGGCGTTGCACCACCACTATCTCTACTCCCGCTACCACTCCCACCACCACTCCTCCATCGCCACCGAGCCCATTACct CTGTGATTCATCCTTTTGGAGAAATCCTTGCGTATTTCTTGCTGTTCGCTATTCCAACGCTGACAACATTAACCACTGGGACTGCTTCCAACATTAGCCTTATAGGCTATTTCACATACATCGATGCTATGAACAACTTGGGACATTGCAACTTCGAGTTCTTCCCCAAGTGCCTCTTCTCAATCTTCCCACCTCTCAAATACCTTATGTATACACCCTC ATTCCATTCGTTGCACCACACTCAATTTCGGACGAATTATTCACTTTTTATGCCATTCTACGACTACATCTATGGAACAATGGACAAGTGGAGTGACACGTTATACGAAATATCTCTcgagaaagaagaagagttCCCGGATGTGGTGCATCTTACACATTTGATCACCCCAGAATCTGTGTACTATTtgaggcttgggttttcctctTGGGCTTCCGTGCCACAAAACCAGAAATGGTACATTTGGTTGATGTGGCCTATGACCACCATTATAAACTCCATCTGTAATCAAACTTTCATCTTGGAGAGAAACATTTTGGGAAAGGTTAAGTCACAATCTTGGGTTATACCCAAGTGCAAAGTCCAG TACCTGCTTAAACGACGACAATCACGAGACATCAATGGCTTGATTGAAGAGGCCATACTAGATGCTGAAGCAAAAGGTGTCAAGGTCTTAAGCTTGGGTCTTCTCAACCAG AGTGAGGAACTGAACAGGAACGGAGAGGTTTACGTCCAAAAGTACCcgaaaatgaaaatgagattGGTGGATGGAAGTAGCTTGGCAGCTGCAATAGTCATGAACACAATTCCAAAGGGTACCACAGAGGTTCTCCTTAGAGCCAACCTCAACAAAGTCTCCATCTCCATTGCTTCTGCATTAACCCAAAGGGGCATCAAG GTTGTTACCTCGTGTGAAGATGACTACGAGAAGCTTAAGCTTGCCATTAATTCAAAAGATAACCTTGTGCTGTCAAGGAGTTTCACCCAGAAG ATATGGTTGGTCGGAGAAGGATTAAGGAAAGAAGAACAAAAGAAGGCGACAAAAGGGACAATGTTCATTCCCTTGTCTCAATTCCCCCCAAACAAACTCCGCCGTGACTGCTTCTACCATCACCCGCCGGCAATGTTAGCACCGCCTTCTTTCCAAAACCTGCACTCTTGTGAG AATTGGCTGCCGAGGAAGGCAATGAGCGCGGCGCGGTTGGCCGGAATCCTGCACGCTTTAGAAGGATGGAACGTGCACGAGTGTGGAGAGACGATGTTGGACACCGACAAAGTCTGGGAAGCCGCCGTGCACCATGGTTTCCGCCTCATGATGTTGGACTTTGAATGGCTGCGaagttttaaataa